The following proteins are co-located in the Triticum aestivum cultivar Chinese Spring chromosome 1A, IWGSC CS RefSeq v2.1, whole genome shotgun sequence genome:
- the LOC123118312 gene encoding transcription factor MYB4-like, translated as MGRAPCCEKDGLKRGAWSPEEDQRLADYIARHGHPNWRALPKHAGLLRCGKSCRLRWVNYLSPDIKRGNFTADEEDLIIRLHQTLGNRWSVIAAQLPGRTDNEIKNVWHSHLKKRLEDGLKPAADHDAGGSGRQKSRKQAKARSATVDARKRQTSPQGQSSSSLTCSTVTESAAAVSSSPSDNATITGASHGHQLVKEDTSSSEAVTDNSFLSSTDVTGMIDLGATDEDLSLAMSSSLNWSDDQDFWIKMLQEGGDIIDLPEL; from the exons ATGGGGAGAGCGCCGTGCTGCGAGAAGGACGGTCTGAAGCGGGGCGCGTGGAGCCCCGAGGAGGACCAGCGGCTGGCCGACTACATCGCTCGGCATGGCCACCCCAACTGGCGCGCCCTCCCCAAGCACGCAG GGCTTCTGCGGTGCGGGAAGAGCTGTCGCCTGCGGTGGGTCAACTACCTCAGCCCGGACATCAAGCGGGGCAACTTCACCGCCGACGAGGAGGACCTCATCATCCGCCTCCATCAGACCCTCGGCAACCG GTGGTCCGTGATAGCTGCGCAGCTGCCCGGGCGCACTGACAACGAGATCAAGAACGTCTGGCACTCGCACCTCAAGAAGAGGCTGGAGGACGGCCTGAAGCCAGCCGCCGATCACGACGCCGGCGGCAGTGGCCGGCAGAAGTCACGCAAGCAGGCCAAGGCTAGGAGCGCCACCGTCGACGCTCGTAAGCGGCAGACGTCGCCGCAGGGGCAGTCGAGCAGCAGCTTGACGTGCTCCACGGTgaccgagtcggcggcggcggtgtcaTCCTCGCCGAGCGATAACGCCACCATCACAGGAGCGAGCCACGGCCACCAGCTCGTGAAAGAGGACACCTCCAGCTCGGAGGCGGTCACTGACAACAGCTTCTTGTCTTCAACAGACGTGACGGGAATGATAGACCTCGGTGCCACGGACGAGGATCTGAGCCTGGCGATGAGCTCATCATTGAACTGGAGCGATGACCAGGACTTCTGGATCAAGATGCTGCAGGAGGGCGGAGACATAATAGACTTGCCAGAGTTGTAA